GGTGGGGACGTGGGCTAGGAGACCCGCCCCGACGATCTCACCCATGGCTGTTCCATCCGTTCGGTGCGGTGACGGTGTTCTTCAGGTCGCAGTAGAAGTCGAAGCTCCAGGTGCCGCCCTCCCGGCCGACCCCGGACTGACGGGAGCCGCCGAAGGGCGCCTGGAGGTCGCGTACGAAGAAGCAGTTCACCCACACCGTTCCCGCGACCAGCCGTTCGGTGACCCGTGCGGCGCGCTCGGGGTCACCGGTGGCGAGGGTGGCGGCCAGCCCGAAGCGGGTGTCGTTGGCGAGCCGGACGGCCTCCTCCTCGTCGGTGAAGGTCTGCAGGGTCAGCACCGGCCCGAAGACCTCCTCCTGCACGATCTCCGAGTCCTGGGCGACATCGGTGAGCAGCGTGGGCGCGTAGTACTGGCCCTCGCCCGGGTGCCCGCCGATGACCACCCGGGCCCCCGCCGCGACGGCCCGCCGCACGAACCCGTCGATCTTCTCCAGCTGCCGGGGGTGGATGTTCGGCCCGATGTCGGTGGACTCGTCCCGGGGGTCGCCCTGGCGCAGGGCGCCGGCCCGCTCCACGAACCGCCGGGTGAACTCCTCGGCGACCGACTCCTCGACGAGGAACCGGGTCGCGGCCAGGCAGACCTGCCCGGCGTTGTCGTACTGCTCCACCGCGAGGTCCACCGCCAGGTCCAGATCGGCGTCAGCGAACACCAACAGCGGTGACTTGCCGCCCAGTTCGAGGCTGAGCGGGGTGAGGTTCGGTGCCGCCGACGCGGCGATCCGCCGGGCCGTCGGTACCGATCCGGTGAAGCTGATCCGCCGGACGTCCGGGTGCGAGGTGAGCGCGTCGCCGATCTCCGAGCCGTACCCCTGGACGACGTTGAGCACCCCGGCGGGCAGCCCCGCCTCGGCGGAGATGTCCGCCAGCAGCGACGCGGTGAGCGGGGTCCACTCGGCCGGCTTCAGGATGACCGTGTTGCCGGCGGCCAGGGCCGGGGCGACCTTCCAGGTGGCCAGCATCAGCGGCGCGTTCCACGGTGTGATCAGCACGGACGGCCCGGCCGGGTCCCAGCTCACGTGGTTGGTGTGCCCGCGGGTCTCGAAGTCCTCGTGCTCCAGCGTCAGCAGCCAGTCGGCGAAGAACCGGAAGTTGTGCGCCACCCGGGGCATGACGCCGCGCCGGTGGGAGCGCAACAGCGCCCCGTTGTCGTGCGTCTCGACGATCGCCAGCTCTTCGAGCCGCTTCTCGACCCCGTCGGCGATGGCGTGCAGGACGCGGGCGCGCTCGGCGCGGGAGGTGGCGGCCCAGTCGGGGAACGCCTCCCGGGCGGCGGCGACAGCGGCCTCGACCTCCGCCGCACCACCGCGAGCGATCTCGCCGAGCACCTGCCCGTCGATGGGCGAGACATCGGTGAAGGTCTCGGCAGAGCCGACCCGCCGCCCACCGATCCAGTGCCGGGTGTCGACGGAAACGCCGGCGACGGTGATTTTGTGATCCATGACAGAGGGTGCCTTTCTAGCGGAGGTGACTGCGCCTACTCAGGGGCGCGGGGCTGTATCGATGTGCGGCTCCGCCGCGTGGGCGCGACCAGCCACGAGCGACCCGCAGCCGCCCACGAACCTCACCCGGCAGCCGCCTCGGACGTCCCGGACTCCAGCAGCCGCCCCCCGTCCCAAACGACCCCCACCTGCCGGTAGTACGCGGCGATCGGCTCCTCGACCGACAGCCGCGCCAGTTCCTCCGTCGGCGCCTCGAACAACTCCAACTCGGCGTCACCAACCCACGGTTGACCTCCCTCGAAGGCCGCCGCCCCGGTCTCGATCAACTCGTCCAGCGCCAACCCCTTCCCGGCCTCGATCGACGGCAGCCACCGGTGATGCGCCATGGGATGCGCGTTCACGAACCCGTTCGTCTCCGCCGGCTCCCGCAGCGTCACCACCGCCTGGGCCAACCTCCGGTCCGCCGCGGCCAGGGTCGCCCCGAACCGGGCCCCGGCCGCGATCCGCGGAGCGGGCCCGTACGGATGGGGCCGCGTCTGGTGGATGGACCCGAGCTTCTTCGGATACCCCTGGTGCAGCCCGCGGGCGATCGCGAAGTCCTTGTCGACCCAGATGTAGACGCACCGCGAGTACGTCCGCCCCTTGTACCGGCAGCGGACGACCGCGAAGGCCTCCTTGTACTGGGAGCGCACCGGATCCAGCAGCTCCGTCCCCGACGCCGAGCAGGACTGCCAGTCGGCCCAGATCAGCGCGACCGCACCGGGGTCCTCGTCGGCCAACTCCAGCGGCTCGGGCAGCAGTTCACGCACCCGCGCCGGATCCGTGCGGTACTCGACGGTGAGCAGGTCGCCCGAGTAGTGCCACGGCGGCGACGGGATCAGCGACGAGGCACCGCTCGCCGTCTTGGGGTGGAAGTATCCACGGACACTGGTCATGGTCGGGAGGTCCTTACGCGGTGAGGGCGGGCTGCCGGAGCAGTGCGGCGCGGTGGCGGGCGGCGGCGGAGACGGTCGCGGGTCCACCGAGCGCGACGACCCCGACCAGCCGGCCGCCGTGGTGGTAGCCGACCAGGACGTCGCCGTCGGGGTCACCGTCCAGGACCCGTACGTCGTCCCTGCCGAGGACGGGCGCGCCGAAGGACTGCAACCGGAAGTCGTGCTGGTCGCTCCAGAAGGTGGGCAGCGGGGCGAAGGGTGCGGGCTCGCCGCCGGTGAGGACCTTCGCGGCGTGCTTGGCGGTGTCCGTGGGAATGGACCAGTGCTCGACCCGGCGGGGTACGCCGTCGTAGCGGGCGTTGGGGAAGCGGGCGACGTCGCCGACCGCGACGACGTTCGCGTGGCCGCCGACCCGCAGCTGTTCGTCGGTGAGCACCCCGTCGGT
This genomic stretch from Streptomyces deccanensis harbors:
- a CDS encoding aldehyde dehydrogenase, which encodes MDHKITVAGVSVDTRHWIGGRRVGSAETFTDVSPIDGQVLGEIARGGAAEVEAAVAAAREAFPDWAATSRAERARVLHAIADGVEKRLEELAIVETHDNGALLRSHRRGVMPRVAHNFRFFADWLLTLEHEDFETRGHTNHVSWDPAGPSVLITPWNAPLMLATWKVAPALAAGNTVILKPAEWTPLTASLLADISAEAGLPAGVLNVVQGYGSEIGDALTSHPDVRRISFTGSVPTARRIAASAAPNLTPLSLELGGKSPLLVFADADLDLAVDLAVEQYDNAGQVCLAATRFLVEESVAEEFTRRFVERAGALRQGDPRDESTDIGPNIHPRQLEKIDGFVRRAVAAGARVVIGGHPGEGQYYAPTLLTDVAQDSEIVQEEVFGPVLTLQTFTDEEEAVRLANDTRFGLAATLATGDPERAARVTERLVAGTVWVNCFFVRDLQAPFGGSRQSGVGREGGTWSFDFYCDLKNTVTAPNGWNSHG
- a CDS encoding acetoacetate decarboxylase family protein, encoding MTSVRGYFHPKTASGASSLIPSPPWHYSGDLLTVEYRTDPARVRELLPEPLELADEDPGAVALIWADWQSCSASGTELLDPVRSQYKEAFAVVRCRYKGRTYSRCVYIWVDKDFAIARGLHQGYPKKLGSIHQTRPHPYGPAPRIAAGARFGATLAAADRRLAQAVVTLREPAETNGFVNAHPMAHHRWLPSIEAGKGLALDELIETGAAAFEGGQPWVGDAELELFEAPTEELARLSVEEPIAAYYRQVGVVWDGGRLLESGTSEAAAG